The Terrirubrum flagellatum nucleotide sequence CATCGAAGACATAGAGGCCGCCGCGATAATGGATGAGATTGTTGATCGCCAGCGCATCGGCGCGCGCCTTCCAAACCGGCATCGCGAGCGATTGCAGCGCAATCAGCGCCTCCATGGCGCGATGATAGGGTCCAGGTCGCGCCGCAAGAACGAAGCGGATGAACCAGGGCGCGACGCCAAGCGCATAGGTCCAGCGGATCGCAAGCGGCCCGAGCGGATCGGTCAGAAATCCCGGAATCTGGCGCAGGATTTTCGGCGAGGCGAGCGGCGTGATGTCGGTATGCGCGATCCAGCCGGCGTTGCCCTGCGATGTGCCGGCCGCAGGGCCTTCGCGATCAACGATCGTGATTTCATAGCCTTCGTCGGCGAGCGCATGCGCGCAATTCAGCCCGACGACGCCGGCGCCGACGACGATGATTTTCATGCGCAGTCAGATCGGCCGGATCACGCCGCTTTGCTGAGGCCGGAGAGATCCGGCCGCGTCGCCAGCGCCTTCTTCACCACGGCTTCAATATGCGCACGTTCGGCGCCGATCACCGGGAGACGCGGCGCGCGGCAGCGATCGTTCGTGCCCGTGACCAGCGCTTCGACCAGCTTGATATTCTGCACGAGCTTGGTCGAGACATCGAGATCAAGCAGCGGCTGGAACCAGCGATAGATCTGCGTCGCTTCCGCGAAACGACCCTGCTGCGACAGCCGCCAGATCGCGACCGTTTCCTCGGGGAACGCGCAGACGAGGCCGGCGACCCAGCCTTGCGCGCCGACGGAGAAGCTTTCGAGCGCGAGATTGTCGACGCCGGTGAAGACGCGATAGCGATCGCCGCAAGCGTTGAAGATTTTGGTCACGCGGCGCACGTCATCGGACGATTCCTTCACCGCGGCGAAGAGCGGCTCATCCGCCATCTCGACCAACATCGCCGGCGTGATGTCGACGCCGTAGGCAACGGGATTGATGTAGATCATCACCGGTTTGCCGCCGGCCTTCGCCACGGCGCGATAATGCGTGATGGTCTCGCGCGCGTCGGACTTGTAGGGCGCGCCGGGCAGCACCATGAAGCCGTCGACGCCCTGCTTCGTAGCCTTCTCCGCGAGCGAGCAGCCCTTGCGGGTCGAGCTTTCCATGATCGTCAGCAGCACCGGGATGCGGCCGGCGGCGACGCGGCGCGCTACTCCAAGGATCTCCAGCTTTTCCTCGGGATCGAGCGTCGAGGCCTCGCCGAGCGAGCCGCAGACGATGAGGCCGTCGACGCCGGCCTTCACCTGCAGCGCGAAGCTCTTCTCCATTTCGGCGATGTCGAGCCTGTCATCCTCGGTGAATCGGGTGGTGACGGCGGGAAACACGCCGGTCCAGAGGTTCGCGGCCATGACAGTCTCTCTTGCGTGACGATGTAGCGTGATATATCTGATAGGCGTGCGGAGCGTCAAGGCCGATATGGATCAGCGGCTCGAAACGAGGAAGGGAGGCGAGACGCTGGCCGAGCGGGCCTATCGCCTGCTCGAGGAGCGGATCGTCACGCTGAAGCTCGCGCCGGGCGCCTGGGTCACGGAGCAGGAGTTGGCCTCGCAGGCGGGTCTTGGACGCACACCGGTGCGCGAGGCGGTGCAGAAGCTCATCGGCGAAGGTCTTGTCATCGTCTATCCCCGCCGCGGCATGCTCATTTCCGACATCAGCCCGATCGATGTGTTTCAGGCGCTGGATACGCGCATGGCGCTGGAGCGGCTTCAGGCGCGGGACGCGGCGCTGCGAGGGAAGCCGGCGGAACGAAAAATGGCCTTGGAATATGCAGGAAAAATGCGATCTTTCTGCAAATCCGGCGGCGACGCCGCAATCGACGACTATCTCGCGATGGACAACGCCGCCGACGCGCTGCTGGCGACGGCGGCGAGCAATCCGTTCACGAGCAAGGCGTTGCAACCCCTGCAGTCGATCTCGCGTCGCGCCTGGTTCCGTTTCTGCCGCGACGCCGATCTCGCGTCGGCGGCTACGCTGCACGCCGATCTGCTGGACGCGGTGGCTGAGGCGCAGGCTGAGAGGGCGGCGGCCGCCGCCGGCGACCTCGTCGAGCATGTGCGAGACGCCATCCGCGCGGGATTGCGCGCCGGTTGATCGCGACTCGCTGCCGGAGTGATATATTAGTGGGTCAATCCGCCATCAATTTCGTCAGCGCCGGAGGCAGGCCGATCGTTTCGACCGGCGGCGCCTTGGCGAGCGGACCGCGTTCCGCCTTGCGCGCGTTGACGCGGACCATTGCCTCCAAAGCTCCCATGGTCGCCTGCATGCAATCGATCAGCGGCGCGGACGCGCGGTCGGCGATTTTCTCAGCGATGCCAAGGAGCCCGGCGCCGCCGAGGATGACGATGTCTGCCCCATCCTTCTCGATCGCGGCGTTGCAGGCGTCTGCGAGCAGCGCGTAGGCGGCTTCGGGGTTGGCGGCGATCTCCGCGCCGGTGGGCGCGACGGTGCGCACGCTCGCGAGCCGGTCCTTCAGTCCGATCATCGCAACGAACTCTTCCAGCATTGGCCCCCAGCGCAGGCCGCCTGTGATGATCGAGAAGCGTTGGCCGAGCGTGCAGGCGACATGGCAGGACGCCTCCGCCATCCCCGTCACCGGAGCATGCGAGGCTTCGCGAAGCGCAAGCAGGCCGGGATCGCCGAAGCAGGCCAGCATCACGCCATCGGCGCCTTCGCCGTGGCGCGCATAGGCGTCGAGCGCGGCGTGGCCGGCGATCGCCGCGGCGGCGCGCGAGCCGATATAGCGCGCGCCGAAAGCCGCCGTGACGCCGATGATCTCCGTTCCCGGAGCCGCGGCGCGTCGCGCCGCATTGGCGACGAGATCGGTGATGCTTTCGCTGGTGTTGGGATTGATCAGAAGAAGCCGCATGGCGTGTTGAAGCCGGTTCGGCGGCGGCTTGGCAAGGTCCTTGCGACCGGAGCGCTGCAATGCTGCGTCGAGTTTGCTGCAGGTTGCCGACCTCGCGCCAATCGTCTCATCATGTCGGCATTCGCAGCGCGCGTCGCGTCAGGGATCGGGGGCGTAATCCAGATGAGTGAAGCAACGAAGGCGGCGCCTGACACCGTCGCCGCGAATGCGAAGCGCGGCGGGCTTGAAATCGATGATGCGACGGCTGCGCGGATCGCCAGCGCGGTCTCCCCGGCGCTCGGCGCCTTCGATTGCGCGGCGTTGCGGCTGCCGATGGAGGAGGAGCCGTCGGGATGGACGCGCCGCGCGACCGAAGGAGCCGCGGAATGAGCGCCGCCTCGAACGATCCCGCGCTCTGGACGCTGAGCGAGGCGCTGACGGCGCTGAAACGCAAGCGCGTGTCTTCGCTGGAGCTGACGAAAGCCTGTCTTGCGCGCATCGAGCGTATCGCGCCGAAACTCAACGCCTTTCTTTCCGTCGATGCGGAGGCGGCGCTGAAGGCGGCGCGCGCTGCTGATCGCGCGCGGGCGAAGGGCGATAAGCTTCCGCTGCTCGGAATTCCGCTCGCTCATAAGGATATGTTCGCGCGCAAGGGGCGGACGATGTCGCGCGGCGCGCGGCAGAGTTTTGCGCCCGACGTCGAGGACGCGACCGTGATCGCGCGTCTCGCCGCGGCGGGCGCGCTGCATCTTGGCCCGCTGCACATGAATGAGTTCGCGTTCGGACCGACCGGGCACAATGTCCATGACGGCCCCGCGCGCAACGCCTGGGATGTGACGCGCATCACCGGCGGATCATCTTCGGGATCGGCGACGTCGGTTGCGGCGCGGTTGATCTATGGCGCGTTGGGCTCTGACACCGGCGGCTCCGTACGTATGCCGGCGCATTTCTGCGGCGTGACCGGCCTCAAGACGAGCTATGGCCGCGTGTCGCGCGCCGGCGCCATGCCGCTCTCCTTCACGCTCGACACGATCGGTCCGCTGGCGAGAAGCGCCGAGGACGCCGCCTGGCTTCTCTCCGTGATCGCAGGCGTCGATCCGCGCGACGCGACTGTTCCTGACATCGCGGTTCCAAAACCACCCTCGGCGAAGGCGCCTGCGGCGGGCATGACAATCGGCGTTCCCGACGCCTACTACAATGAGGGCCTCGATCCCTCGGTCGCCAAGGTGGTTGAGGACACGCTCGCTACGTTCAAATCACTCAAGGTGAAGATCAAGCCGGTCAAGCTGCCGGATCAGCGTCGCGTCAATGCGGCGTGCCAGGTCGTCATCGGCGTCGAGGCGACGGCGATCCATAAATCCATGCTGATCGACTCGCCGGAGAAATATGGCGCGCAGGTGCGCAACCGGCTGCAGAACGGGTTCGGCTTTTCAGGTGTCGAATATGTCGAGGCGATGCGCTTCCGCAGTTTCGCGCTCGCAGAATATCTCGCGGCGACGAAGGGATGCGACGCGATCCTTGTTCCGACCTGCCCGACGCCTGCGCCGACGATCGAGGAGACCGATGTGGGCGGCGCGCCGGGCGCCGAGGCGATCATCCAGCAGATCACGCGCTATACGAGGCCGGCGAACATTCTCGGCCTGCCGTCGCTGACGATCCCGTGCGGCTTCTCCGAGGATGGAATGCCGATCGGATTGCAGCTCATGGGGGCGCCTTTCGCCGAAGCGACGTTGCTCGCGCTTGGCGGCGCATTCCAGGGCGCGACGGACTACCATCTCCGTATTCCGCCAGTTGATTGAGCAACCATCGCGCCGCCCGATCAATTATTCGGCACGGCTAAAGCGGTTTCGGAATCTGCGCGTCAGCGAGTCCGACGCGTCGGCCGGCGTCCGCGATCACGGTCCAGCTTCCGGGATCGTAACTCACCTTGTCGCCGGCTTCCGCACGCGCGCGAAACTCCGGATCGCCCGGCGCGAGAACCTCCTTTGAGCCTTCCGATGGCGCGGAGGATTTCACCCAGCCGATGAAGCGCTCGACGCGCGCGCGCCAGTCGCCGGCGATGTCGGCGAATTTCGCGGGATCAATCACGATCGCGAGCATCGAATTGTGGATCGTCTCCTTGTCGCGGGATTCCGCAATCGTCTCGCCGCCGCCAAGGATCGAAGACAGCAATTCGCTCACCATGGCGAGGCCGTAGCCCTTGTGCTCGCCGAACGGCGTCACCGCGCCGGTCGAATCCGGGAAGATCACATTGGGGTCGTCGGTCGGGCGTCCATCCCTGTCGAGAAGCGCGCCGAAGGTGACCTTCCTGCCGGCAAGCCAGGCGACGCGCGTCTTGCCGACGGCGATCCGGCTGGTGGCGAAATCGAGCAGGAAGGGTTGCGCGCCCAGGCGTGGAATGCCGATCGCCTGCGGGTTGGTGCCGTAGCGCTTCTCGCGTCCGCCGAACGGCGCGACGGCGGGGCGCGTGGTGACGACGTTAACCCAGAAGAGGCCGATCATCCCTGCCGCCGCCGCCTGCTCGGCGTAGGTTCCGATGCGGCCGATGTGATGGGCCTGGATGAGATTGACGAGCGCGATGCCGTGCTCGCCCGCGATCTTCAGCGCGGCCTCGGTCGCGTCATGTCCGGCGACCTGTCCCAGCGCGGTGTCGCCGTTGAGCACGAGCAAAGCGCCGGCGCGCAGCTTCTCGCTGAGCGTGTTGGACGGCTTCAGCGCGCCGCGCTCGATCGCATCGACATAGGCGGGAACCATGCCCATTCCGTGCGAGGGGTGGCCTGAGAGATCAGCGGCAACAAGATGATCGGCGGTGATTGCAGCGTCGCGCGGCGACCAGCCAGCCTTTTCGAACAGAGCGCGGCAATAGGCGTGGATAGCGTCGCGCCGGAAAACAAGCTTGTCGTCAGCCATGAAGATGATCTCTGAATTCGCGATCGTATGCGACGTCACGCGGCGGGCAGGCATGACGGGCCAATCGGCTCGAAGCTTTTATAGGTCAGGATGAATTCCTGGTGGCCCATCGCTTCCGATTTGGTGCGCGCGCCATTTCCGAGGCCGACGATGAGATCGACGATTTCGGAACCGACCTGATCGAGCGTCGCGCGTCCCTGCAGGATGCGGCCCGCATCGACATCCATGTCGTCTTCCATGCGCCGATAAGTTTCCGGATTGGCGCAGATCTTGATCACGGGTGAGATGGCCGAACCGACCACGGAGCCGCGGCCGGTGATGAAGAGATTCACATGCGCACCGCAGGCCATCAGTTCCGCGATCTCGGCGTTGTCGTTGATATTGGGGAAACCGAAACGCACCTCGCCATCGGGCACCACGTCGAGAAGATAGAGCCCGCCGCGCGGCGGAATATCGCCCGGCTTCAGCAGACCCGAGATTTTTGAAGAGCCCGACTTGGCGTAGGCGCCCATCGATTTCTCTTCGATCGTGGAAAGCCCGCCATCGGCATTGCCGACGGCGAAGGAGCCGTAGCCCAGCGTCGCATAATATCGAGCGGCCTTGGCGACGGAGCCTTCAAGCTCGCGCGCGAGATCGGGCGTCGCGGCGCGCGCCGCCATGATGTGCTCGCAGCCGATCAGTTCACCCGTTTCCTCGAAGATGCAGGCGGCGCCGGCATCGACAAGCTGGTCGAAAGCGCGACCAGCGGCGGGATTGCCGGTGATGCCGCTTGTGCCGTCAGAGCCACCGCAGACCGTGCCGATGACGAGTTCGTCGAGCCGCATGGGAACGGTCGCCATCGCGTCAAGCGCGGCGCGCTGCTCCGCACCCCAGGCGCGCCCTTCCTCGATCGTCCTGCGCGTGCCGCCGACCGCCTGGATGACGAGCGTCTTTAGCGGTCGGCCAGACGCGCGCACGGCGCGTTCGAGGCCGTATTTGTCGAAACTCTCGCAGCCCAACGAAACCAGCAGCGCCGCGCCGACATTGGGATGGGTCGCCAATCGCTCCATCATCTTCTGGGCGTAAGGATTGGGATAGCAACCGGGAAATCCGATGACATGCACGTCCTGATCGCGCAGCGGCAAGGCGATCTCGCGCGCGACATGATGAGCGCATTCCACGAGATAGGCGACGATCACCACATTGCGCAGCCCCTTGCGGCCGTCGGCGCGGAGATAGCCGCGTATCGGCGCAGGAGAAAGCTTCGCCGCCGCGCTCATGCCGCCTTGCCTCCATTCTCGATCACATAGGTCGGCGTGTAGTCGCTGACGACATTGTGGACATGGACATGCTCGCCCGTCGCGATGGCGCGCGTGGCGCGCCCGATCGGCGCGCCATATTTCAGGATGCGCTCACCCGCAGCGATGTCGCGACGCGCGATCTTGTGGCCAAGACGCAGATCGAAATCGAGTTCATGCTTGCGGCCGCCGATCGCAATACTCTCGCCTTTCGCGATCTGGTCGCGCGCGACGAACACATTGTCGTCGGGGTGCAGCAGGAGAAGGCGCGGGTCGGCGTCCATGATCAGAACTTGCCGAATTTGAGATAGGCCTCCTGCGGATCGACGCCGGACAGGATGGCGCTGCGCACCTTGTTTTCGGTCTTCACCGCTTCTTCGGCTTTCGTCACGACGTCCTCGACGATGGCGCGCGGAATGCGCACCGCGCCGTCGCGATCCGCGACCATATAATCGCCGGGCTCGACAACCACGTCGCCGATGCGGATGGGAACATCGAATCCCTTCGGCAGCCAGTAGCCGACGATGTCGCGCGGCGTGAAGCCGCTGCACCAGGTCTGAAACCGCATCTTGAGCAGGAATTCGACGTCGCGCGCGAGCCCGTCGATGAAGCAGCCAAGCACGCCCTTGTTCTTCAAGGTTTCCGCCGAAAGCTCGCCCATGTTGGCGATGATACGATCATGCGGCTGCGCGACCCAGATATGGCCTGGCTTCGCTTTCGACAGCAGCCCGGTCCAGGCGAGAAGCGTTTCATGCGCGTCGGCGCGCGGATCGACCCGGCCCTCGATCGTGAAGACCGGTCCGGCCATCGGCTCCTCCGGCATAATCGGCCTGATCTCGGGCGGAAAGGTGAAGTCGCGCAGGCCCATGCCGCGCATGATGTCATGGACGACGCCGGTGTAGCAGGCGCGCAGACGGCTCGTCAGATCCTCGGTCACCTGGACTTGGCCTCCCTGATTTTCCGTCAGTCAAACGAGGCGCGTGGGGCTTCGCAAGCCGCCTCGGGGCATAGTCGGCATGCGGCCGGAATCAGCGTCGCGTGCTTTCGCGAATGCGAACGCTGAAGCCGAGATCAATCGATTTCGCAGGAATGGGGGCGCCTTCGATGGCGGCGACAGCCATCTCAACGGCGCGCCTGCCGATCTCATAGCGTGGGGTGCTCACAGTGGTCAGCGAGGGATAGACGGCGGCCGCGGCCTCAAGGTCGTTGAAGCCTGCGACCCCGATATCGTCAGGCACGCGTAGGCCGCTGCGCTGGCATTCGAACAGGGCGCCGAGCGCAAGATCGTCATTGTTCGCCATCACGGCGTCGATGTCGGGCCGCCGCGCATGCAATTCGCGGAAGAGATTGCGGCCAAGCGCCATGCTGGAGGAGGCGGGCGTCGAGGCGATCAGGGTCTGATCGCGAACGCCAATTTCGGCGAGCGCGTCCTGATAGCCCGCGATGCGGCGCAGCGTGCGCGGGTCGAGGCGGGCGGCGATGTAACCAATGCGGCGATAGCCGAGCCCCAGCATACGCTGCGCGAGCGCGCGCCCGGCGTCGAAATGAGAAAAGCCGACAGCCATGTCGATCGGCGTCGCTGCGGCGTCCATGATCTGCACGACAGGGCGGCCGCATTCGCGCAGCAAAGCGCGCGCCGCCTCCGTCTGATCGACTCCGGTGAGGATGAGGGCGGCGGCCTTCTGGCTGAGAAACAGCCGCAGCATGCGTTCTTCCTGCTCCGGCGAGTAGCGGAAGTTGGCGATCTGAATTTGGAAATGCGAATCTTCGACCGCGTCATAGGCGCCGCGCAGCACATCGGCGAAAACGGCGTTGGTGATGGAGGGAATCATCACGGCAAGGACGTTCGTTCGCGACGAGGCGAGGGCGCTGGCGTTTTGATCGACCGTATAGTCGATTTGCTGAATGCTCGACGCGATGCGACTGCGCAGAGACGCCGACACCAGCGACGGGTCCCGGATCGCGCGCGACACCGTAATGGGACTGACGCCGGCCAGAGCCGCGACGTCCTTCAACGTCGGGCGGCGGCTCTCCCCCCTTTTTTTCACCGCTTCCTCCCCGCCCGGTTCGCGCCGGGCTTCTTGACAAGATGATTGCGCAATCACTACGGTCGCGCAAAGAAAAATTTGGGGGAACCGCATCTCTGTCATTCGTTTGAGCGCTGTCATCCAATCTCAACGCGGGCGGGGGCCTGCGTCGGGTGCGCACGCGAGAGGCTGAGGTTCGACTTCCGTATTTCGTGGACTGCGCCGGCGCCCTATGATCGGGGAAAGCCGGACGCATCCGCAGAAAATGCAGATGTTGCGTGGCGACGCTCGCGCCACGCGCGTCGTCACAAAATATCCGGGCTCTTAGGGAGGTTTATTGATGAAGAAATTGATCGCAGCGGCGCTGGCGTCCGTCTCGCTCGCGCTCGTCGCGCCGGCGAAAGCGCAGGAAGTCCTCAATGTCTGGTGGGTGAAGGGCTTCTACAAGTCAGAAGATGACGCGCTCTACGCGGCCATCAAGAAGTTCGAGGAAAAGTCGAAGGTCAAGGTCGAGCTGTCGCAATATCCTGTCCAGGACATGATTCCGAAGACGGTGGCGGCGATCGATTCGGGCTCGGTGCCTGACGTGGCCTATGCCGACGTCTACGACTTCCAGGTCACGGGCAAATGGGCGTTCGACGGCATTCTCGAAGATGTCTCCGGCGTCATCAATCCGATCAAGGATCGCTTCGCGCCGAACACGATCGAGACGACGTTCCTCTACAACGACAAGACCAAGGCGAAGGCCTATTACGCCTTTCCGCTGAAGCAGCAGACGATGCATATCGAGCTCTGGCTCGACATGCTGCAGCAGGCCGGATTCAAGGAAAGCGACATTCCGAAGGACTGGAAAGGCTATTGGGCTTTCTGGTGCGACAAGGTGCAGCCAGCCTATCGCCGCGCGTCCGGCACGCGCAATTTCGGCATCGGCCAGCCGCTCGGCGTCGATTCCAGCGACAGTTTCTATTCGTTCCTGACCTTCATGGACGCCTACAACGTCAAGCTGGTCGACGATAACGGCAAGCTGCTTGTCGACGATCCCAAGGTGAAGGAAGGCCTCGCCAACGCGCTGAAGGATTACACCGAGCCTTACACCAAGGGCTGCGTGCCGCCGTCGGCGACAAGCTGGAAGGATCCTGATAACAACGTCGCCTTCCACAACAAGACGACCGTGCTTACCCACAATGCGACGATCTCGATCGCCGCGAAGTGGCTCGATGACGCCAACAACGAAGCGCTGAAGCCGGAAGAGCGGGCGCAGGCCAAGAAGAATTATGACGAGCTGATCCGCACGGCCGGCTTCCCGAACAAGCCGGACGGCACGCCGATGCGCTATCGCACCGCAGTCAAAACGGGTGTCATCTTCGCCAATGCCAAGAACAAGGCGCGCGCGAAGGAGTTCGTGACCTTCCTGCTTGAGGAAGAGAATCTCGGACCTTATGTGGAAGGCGCGCTCGGCCGCTGGTTCCCGGTGACGAAGGCAGGTCAGGAAAAGCCGTTCTGGCAGGCTGATCCGCATCGCCGCTCGGTCTACAATCAGTACAAGGACGGCACGGTGACGTTCGAATTCACCAAGAATTACAAGTTCACCGTGCTCAACAACGAGAACGTCTGGGCGAAGGCGATGAACCGGATCATCAATGAGAAGATTCCGGTCGATAAAGCCACGGATGAACTGATCGCCCGCATCAAGCAGGTCGCGGGCTGACCTCGTAACCGCGCGGCGGCTTTGAAGTCGCCGCGCCTCCTGCACGGGAGACATTCATGTCGACCGCGACTGTCGCGCAAGGCCCCGCATCTTTCTCAGGCGACGCCAAAAAGGGCGGGCTGTCGCAATGGCAGATCTGGGGGATCATCCTTGTCGTCCCCTATCTCGCCGTCTTCGCGCTCTTCGTCATCTATCCCGTGTTTTACGCTTTCTGGCTGGCGCACAGCCCGGAGAGCTACGTCAAGCTTTATGACGATCCGATTTTCGCGCGCGCGGTCGTCAACACGCTCGTCTTCATCTTCGTCGCCATCAATGTGAAGATGGTGATTGCGCTCGGACTCTCCGGATTCTTTCTCAACGACCGGAAATGGATCCGCTGGCTTTCGGTGCTCTTCATTCTGCCCTGGGCGGTGCCGTCGATCCCGACGATCCTGTCAGTCAGATTCATGCTCAATCCGGAATGGGGCATCATCAACCAGACCTGGTTCAAGCTGACTTTCGAGGACGGCCCGAACTGGCTGAACGAACCATGGCTCGCGCTGACCTTCGCGATGCTCGTCCATATCTGGAAGTCGCTGCCGTTCTGGACGCTGATCCTGCTTTCGGGGCGCATGGCGATCTCGAACGACATGTATGAGGCGGCCTCGGTCGATGGCGCATCGACCGTGCAGAAATTCCGCTTCATCACCTGGCCATCGATCTCGCAGCTCTATCTCACCTGCGCGCTGCTCTCGACGATCTGGACGCTCGGCGATTTCAACAGCGTCTATCTCCTCACCGGCGGAGGACCCGCCGATCTCACCCATGTGCTGGCGACGCTCGGCATTCGCTATCTCCGCCTCGCGGAAGTCGACATGTCGATGGCGACGATCGTATGCGCGCTGCCGATCATCCTGCCGCTGGTCTATTTCATGATGAAGCGGCTTTCGAAATGAATCGTCCGATCCTCCGCTCCATCACCACCGAAGCGAAGCTGCTGCTGATCGGCATTCCGGTCTTCATCTGGACCATCCTGCCGATCTATCATCTCGCCCTGTTCGCCTTCTCGTCGAAGGATTCGGCCTTCTCCGGCAATCTCTGGCCGACCCATCCGACGCTCGACAATTTCATCATCGTGTTCGGCCAGAAGCACTACTATCTCAATAATTTCTGGCGGCAGCTCTGGAATTCCTGCTTCATCGCCGCGATGACGGGCATCCTGACGTTGATCGTCGCGACCTTCGCCGCGTTTGCGATCAGCCGGCTGAAGGTGAAGGGCGGGCGCATCGTGCTCAACATGGCGCTCTTCACTTACTTTATCCCGGCCGCCTTCCTTGCCGTGCCGATGTATCGCGTGATGGGGCTGTACGGTCTGCTCAACAGTCAGTGGGCTCTCATCATCGCGATGATGACGATCGCCGCGCCCTACGCGATCTGGGTGCTCAAACAGGCGTCGGACAAGCTGCCGGTCGAGCTCGACGAAGCCGCTGTCATCGACGGCGCGTCGCCGATGCAGCTCTTCTGGCTCGTCTATATCCCGCTGATGGTTCCGTCGCTGGTCGCGATCGGCGCCTATGCGATTCTGCTCGCCTGGAACGAATATCTCTACGCGTTCCTGCTTCTCTCGCGCGACACGTCGATTCCGCTGCCGGTGGCGCTCGGGAATTTCCTCGCCGCAGACGATTCGCCCTGGCCGCTGCTGATGACGACAGGGTTGATTTATGCGGTCCCGCCTGCGGCGATCTATTACGTCTTCCGCAAATATATGGTGTCGGGCCTTACGGCTGGCGCGACGAAGGGGTGATCCAGTTTGTCATCCCGGGACATCGCGAAGCGATGGACCCGGCACCCGGAAGATCGCGCCGCTCAACCTTTTTCTGGATCCCGGGCTCGCGCTTTCCGCGCGCCCCGGGATGACAAATTTGGGGAAGTTGCGCCGCTCTACGCGAACAATTCCGGCCGCTTGTGCTGCGCCACCGGAATCTGCGCGCGCGCCTTGTCCACTCGCTTCATATCGATGCGCGTCGCGGCCGTACCAACGCCATCCGATGCCTTCGCGATGACATGGCCCCAGGGATCGATCACGAGCGAATGGCCGTAGCAGGCGCGTCGTTCATTGCCTTCATTGTGAAGGCCGGTCTGCGCGGCGGCGGCGACATAGGTTTCGTTCTCGATGGCGCGTGCGCGCAGCAGCACCTCCCAGTGATCCTTGCCGGTCGCGAGCGTGAAAGCGGCGGGCAGCGCGATCATCTGCGCGCCCTTGCGCGCCAGCGCCTGGAACAGTTCGGGGAAGCGCAGGTCATAGCAGATCGAGCAGCCGATCGTGACGCCTTCGCAATCATAGGTCACCACGGCGTCGCCAGGCGCGAAGCTCGCGGACTCCTTGTATTCGGAGCCATCGGGTGTCGTGATGTCGAAGAGATGGATCTTGCGGTAACGCGCGACTTCTTCGCCCTTGCGATTGAAGACCACGGTCGTGTTGTGCAGCCGATCCTCGCCCGGGACTTTCTCCAGAATGCTGCCGGCATGGACGAACACCTTGTGCTCGCGCGCGATATCGCGACAGAGCGTCCAGGCCGGGCCGCCCGGCAATTCCTCTGCGGCCGCCTGCTGATCCGGCTTGCGGCCGCCAAGATAGTCCCACACCTCCGGCAGCATGATCCAGTCAGGCTGATCCTCGCGGATCGCCTGCTCCATCAGCTCGCGCGCCTGCGCCAGATTGGCCTGCTTGTCCGTGTCGGAATTCATCTGGATCAAAGCGACTTTCATTTTGCTCTCCCGGCGACGCGGCGTTCATGGCTACGACTGTCGCGCGCGAACGCAGCCTTCGCAATGACGTCGGCGAAGACGCCCATTGCAAGACAAGCATTCTTTCTCGCGCCGCAACAAGCCCGGATGCATTCGCCGCTATCGATGCAGGCAAAGTTCGCCGCGCGCCGTAGGCACAACATTGTTTCGGGCGCTGTAACAGACGAAACAATAAAAGTTCGTGCGCGTGCGCTGCCACACATCGTTACGTCAGGTCGCGCTCCAGAAAGGCGTCACTCGGAGCGCAACGTTCCGACCGCAATCACGGGAGCTGACCATGACCACTTTCAAGAAGACCCTCACCGCCGCCCTCGCCGCCCTTTCGCTCGCTGGCGCCATGACCATCACGACCTCGTCCGCGGAAGCCTACTGGCGTCGCGGCTACAATGGCGGCGCCGTC carries:
- a CDS encoding carbohydrate ABC transporter permease, whose protein sequence is MNRPILRSITTEAKLLLIGIPVFIWTILPIYHLALFAFSSKDSAFSGNLWPTHPTLDNFIIVFGQKHYYLNNFWRQLWNSCFIAAMTGILTLIVATFAAFAISRLKVKGGRIVLNMALFTYFIPAAFLAVPMYRVMGLYGLLNSQWALIIAMMTIAAPYAIWVLKQASDKLPVELDEAAVIDGASPMQLFWLVYIPLMVPSLVAIGAYAILLAWNEYLYAFLLLSRDTSIPLPVALGNFLAADDSPWPLLMTTGLIYAVPPAAIYYVFRKYMVSGLTAGATKG
- a CDS encoding carbon-nitrogen hydrolase family protein — encoded protein: MKVALIQMNSDTDKQANLAQARELMEQAIREDQPDWIMLPEVWDYLGGRKPDQQAAAEELPGGPAWTLCRDIAREHKVFVHAGSILEKVPGEDRLHNTTVVFNRKGEEVARYRKIHLFDITTPDGSEYKESASFAPGDAVVTYDCEGVTIGCSICYDLRFPELFQALARKGAQMIALPAAFTLATGKDHWEVLLRARAIENETYVAAAAQTGLHNEGNERRACYGHSLVIDPWGHVIAKASDGVGTAATRIDMKRVDKARAQIPVAQHKRPELFA